In Aromatoleum aromaticum EbN1, the sequence GTGTCGCTTCGAGAGTGATGAGCAGCAGCCCGCTTCCGCAAATAATGTCCCACAAAGTCAGCTCGTCGAGGAGCGTGATCCGGGTCACGATGCGCTCGTTGTGAAACCAGAAATACGCGGAAATTCCCATGCTCGCCGCTGCGAATAGCAGGTCGCATAGCGGAACCCGCTCCCGGCTCGAGGCTGCGGTCGCCCCGGTTGTCAGAAAGACCAATGCCAGCATCAGACCGAGGAATACGATCGTCATCGCATAGATCTGGACAATCTGGATGGTCGTCACCCAGACGATGCCCAGCGCGACCAGCGCAGCAAAGGGTTTGAGAAGTTTGCCGGCCCAGCTGGCGGGATCTCGGCGCGCACCGGTTGTGAAAAACTTGCTAAAGAAATCGAGGCTCATACTGGACATGCTCGGCTCTCCCCAATGCAAGGAGCGTCTGCAGACCATTCGTGCAGAATGGACCTCCGGTCGCGCGTCGAAGATGAACGAACGCGCGAGATCTATAAACCGGAGCTGCAGGCAGGGACGATCAGACAGACCTATTCGGGTCCGCCCAAGAGCAATCAATGACCTTGCCGCAATTCATCTCGACAAGGACCGGAGCGCGGTGGAATTTATCCGCCGCCGCTCTGATTGGTCATATCTATTTCAGTAGTCCAGCTTCACGGTAGTAAGCTTCGGCCCCCTTGTGGTAGGGGACAGTTTTCTGGCTCGTGAGGAACTCTGGAGTTATGGCTTTCAGGCTGCCATGCGCTCCCTGAAGTTTTCCAATGTGCTTGTGCAAGGCTTCCGCCAGATCATGGGCGACCTTGTCGTCCATCTTGTCATTCACTACCAATATCGCGCTGAGTGCAAGGGTCGCGACATCGGTGGGTTGCCAGGAATAGCTTCCCGCCTTCACGACAAACGGGGCGACACTCAGCTCCTGGGAGATTTTTTTGATGACGCTGTCCGACACTGGGAGCAGAACGAGGTCGACCGCGTCGCCGGCCTGGACGATGAAACTTGTTCGCACGAATACCCCGTTTGTGAACATATCGATCCGCTTGTCCTTCATCAGATCGCCCTGTTCGTCCGATGCGGCATAGATGACATCGCCGCCCCATTTCTTGATATCGTCCAGGCTCACGCCGATCGCCCTGAACATCTCGACTGCGACATATTCGGTGATATTGCCCCGCTTGTTGAAAGCAATCCTGATCGGCGGTTTCTTCACCGCAATATCGTCAAAAGTTCGGATCCCGTGCTCCTCCGCAAATGCCTTCGTGATGACCATCTGCATTGGCGCCCAGTCATACAGCATCGCGATCGCACGCAAATTGGTGATAGGTTTCCTGAAAGGTTTGGCGCCGAGGGTGGCAATATGCAGTTCGGCGTCGTGCGCGATTCCCAATTCAACTTTTCCCTGATCGAGGAGGGCAATATTAGCGAGTCCTCCACCCGACGTCTGATAAGTGATCGTCGATCCAGGAAAGGCGTCTTTCACGGCTCCGTCTATACCTACGCCGATCATCGTCCACAACCCGCTGGGGCTCGCCCCCGAAAGGGTCATCTTGTAGGATTCCGCCGCTGCACCGAGGCTGAAGAATGCAATGGCAAGTCCACAAACGATGTTTCGTAACATGGTGTCTCCTCCTTAGTAATGATTACCAACAACGTCGGAGTGAGGTCCTGGCCAAGGACTTATAATTTGTTTTCCTACAAGCAGTTCGGCTTCTTATGTTCAGATTATCATTGCAGTTTCCCTGCAACAAGGACGCGCGGCTCGTCCGATCCAAGTAAACGTCCACCACTCGGACGCTCGATCCCTTAGAACCTGTTCAAAGTCTCGGCGGGATAGCGGATACTGGCGGGATGAGACAGTGCTACCCGAGTGATATCAGCCATGAGCAGTTCGAGCAGATTCGCTCGCTGCTGGAGAGTGCGCGCAGGAAGACGGCGCCACGCAAGGTCGATCTGTACGATGTGTTCTGCGCGGTGCTGTACCTGTTGCGTACGGGCTGTCAGTGGCGCGCCTTGCCGAGCGACTTTCCGAAGTGGCGCACCGTGCACTCGTACTTCGCCATCTGGAGCGAATTGCGCGAGGGTGGCAGTCTGCTCGAGCAGGCGCTAAAAAAATCAGGTTGGCGAGGCCCGCGAGAGACTGGGGCGCAACGCAGGCAGCACGCTGTTGATCGTGGACGCGCAGAGCGTGAAGAACACGGACACGGCGGCGAACAAGGGCTATGACGCCGGTAAGAAGGTCTCGGGGATCAAGCGCCACATCGCCGTCGACACCCGAGGTCTGCCGCACGCGGTGGCGGTGAGCACGGCCGAGGTGACCGACCGCAAAGGGGCGCTGCTGGCGCTGAGTCGATGCAAAGCCGGGCTCGATCGGGTGCAAAGCGTGCTGGCCGATAGCGGTTATGTCGGAGGACCCTTCGCGCAGGGCGTGCGCGAGATCCTCGGCGAGCACGTGACGGTGCAGATCGCCAAGCGCAGCGAACTGCACACCTTCAAGGTGATCCCCAAGCGCTGGGTCGTCGAGCGCAGCTTTGCCTGGTTGGACAAGAACCGGCGGCTGTGGAAGAACTGCGAGCGGCTCCTGAACACCAGTCTGCAGTTCATCCACTTGGCCTTCCTCTGCCTCATGCTCAAAAGACTTTGAACAGGTTCTTAGGGAAATTTTCATCTCGACTCGACGCTTGATCAGCGAAAGTGAGGCGCGAGCGCTGGAGATTCGGCCCTTTCGGGAATCATGACCGCGGACGTGGTGATCGGCGCGCAACGAGCAGAGCGTCACTGGAACGCTCCTTCGATCTGATATTCCGCATACTCGACGTCGGTCATGGCGAGAAATTCCCGGAATACGAGTTCGTTGTCCTGGCCGAGGCACGGCGCTGCAGCCATGACATCGCCGGGCGTGACCGAAAGATCGAATGCCGAGAAATAACACGCGACATCCCCGATTTCGCCGTGCAGACGACGGCGCCAGATCCGGCGATACGCGAGTTGCGGATCCCGGAACAGGTCAGCAATCGTGTTGACCGGATAGGCGTGAACCTGCGCTGCCTGGAGCCGAACGGCAGCCTCATCGGCATCCTGCGTGACTAGATACGATGAAATGATTGCATCGAGCTCCGCAATATTTGCCTTACGCGCCGCCAGCGTCGCGAAACGTGGATTGCCCGGCAAATCGGGGCGCATCAATGCCACGGCGAGGCGCGCGAACTCCTCGTCGGACCAGCACGAAAGCGCGAGCCAGGTGCCGCCGCCGCACTGATAAGCGTCATGTGGTGCTGCGCCGGGGTCGGTGTTGTTCGCCCGTTCCGCCACGCGGCCGTTGGTGTGGTAATCGAGCAGCGCGCCGGCGACAAACATCAGCCCGCTTTCGTACTGCGCCAGATCGATCCACGCGCCTTGGCCTATCCTTCGCTGACGGTCGAGTGCCGCGAGGACCGCGCTGGCGCCGAGCGTCGAAGCGATGAAGTCAATATACGGCCCGTACAGCAGCATCGGTGGGCCGTTGGGATCACCGGTCAAGCCGCAAAAGCCGGCAAGCGCCGACAGCTGCGAGCCGAAGCCGGGCGTCTGCGCGCGCGGACCGGTTTGCCCCATGTTGCAGCTCGAGATCATGACGACGCCCGGATTCAGCTCGCGTGCCGTCTCGTAGCCAAGGCCGAGGCGCGACATGACGTCGGGGCGCATGTTCTCGATGACGACGTCGGCCCACGTGATCAGTCGCTGCGCCACCTCGACTCCGGCGGGAGTCTTGAGGTCCAGCGTAACGTCAAATTTAGAGTCATTGAAGATCGCGAAGCATCCGCTCCGATCGGGTCCGGGGCGGCCATCCTTGTACGGCGGGTACTCGTTGCGGAACCCGTCGGGACGCTGACGGGATTCTACGTGCACGACCGTTGCGCCGAAGGTCGCGAGCATCTTGCCGATATGTGGCCCCGCGGCATACGCGCCGAATTCCGCCACTTTCACGCCCGACAGGGCTTGAGAGATCGCGCTCATACGAATTGCCCCTCCTCGGCCGTATCGACAGCTCGGCGGGCAGCGGCGAGGCCGAGTTCGGCCAGCAATGCGCCGAGATCGATTTCCGCGCCCGCCTCATGGCGAAGCGGCGCACGTAGCTGGTCGATAATCGCAAAACTGCCGCAATGCCGCTGCGACTCCCCGTTCGGCGTCTTCATGTCGTGCCAGAATTCCCGGGCCGCCAGTTGCGGGTCGTCGGCAATGTCATGCATCGTCGACACCGGGTAGCCGAGCATCTCGCGGCGACTCGCCTGATCGAGGAATTCCCGCTTTGTGAGTCCGAGAAAGAATGCGGCGATCGGCCGCTCCAGCCCGTCGACCTCTTCCTGCGTCGCAAGCCTCGGGTCAAATCGTTTCCAGTCGATTTGCGCGAGATCCCCGAGTTCGGCGCCGCGCTCGCGCATCCACGCGATCAGTTGCGCATTCGTGCGGCGCCCTGCGGGGCCGCCGTAGAGGACGAAGTTCAGATAGCCGTCCGCACAGGGCCAGAACGCGCGATAACGTGCACCCTTGATCGAGCGCCCGGTGACATAGGCTCCGGCGCGTGTCGGAACGGTGCCTTCCATGTCCCAGAAGGCCGGCGCGTGCGACAGGGCAAGGATTACCGCGGCCTGCGCCGATACGTCCACGTGCTGCCCCTCACCTGAGGCAGTGCGATGGAGGAGCGCGGTCAGCGCGCCGACGGCCGCCTGCGCCCCCGCCCAGCAGTACGACTGTGGCACGGTCACGCGCTTGGGCGCATCGTCGGGCTCGCCCGCAAGCGACATCGCGCCGCCGGCGGCCATTAACTCGAGGTCAGACGCGAGCCAGTCGGAGCGCGGACCGGTCGAGCCGAACGGCGTGACCGATACGTGGATCAGTCGTCGGTTGAGGTTGCGCAGCCGGGTCGGATCCAAGCACCGGGCGCGCTCGCCCGGCGTTGCCGATTCGATCAGGATATCGATGCCGCCTATCAGCCGATCGAAGCCCAACCGGCCTTCAGGCGTTTCGAGATCGAGACGCAACAGCCGCTTGTTGACGTTGTAGGCCTGCCAGTCCGGGCTGTCGAGGGTGGCCCCCCGCGCCTCAACCTTGATCACGTCGGCCCCGAGATCGGCGAGCAACCGACCGGCGAGCCAGCCGGTGCGGTTGCTCAGATCCAGGACCCGGTATGCGTTAAGCATCGCGGACTCCTTCGGTGGCAGCAGCGGTCAGCGTCCCGTGCGTGCCAGGGACAGCACCCAGCCTTCCATGCGCGAGCGCATCTTCTTGATGTCGCCCTCGCCGAAGAAGGCTTCCGGCTTGACCAGATCGACGCCGTACACCGGGCGGTGGAAGTCGCTCTCGTAGCCGAACGGCACGGTCGCGTCGATCCCCATGCCGCCTTCGAACTGGGTGTTCGAGGCGGTCCATTGCTTGTCGCCCGAGGTCATCCGTTCGGCCGGCATGAAGGTCTGGCCGCGCCCGCCAGGAATCGGGTTGAGGATGTCGGTGCGCGGATTCACGCGAGTGGTCAGACACCACATGATGTCGTCCATCGAGTAGATGTCGACGTCTTCGCTCACCGCGATCGCCAGGCGCATCCCTTGCGAGCACGACAGGATCGCGGAGAGGAAATTGCGCTGCCAGCCTTCCTCGATCTGGTTGCGCTTCTTGACCTGAATGATGCAGCCGCCCCAGTCGGTCATGCAGTACGGGATATGCACGTTCTGCACGATGCCCGGCTGCAGCCGCTCGCACAGCGCGAAGATCGCCGACTCGCGCACCGAGGTGTCGATGTTGGCGTCGTCGGCCGTGTGCACGCCGAGCGGGAAGATGATCGGCTTGCTCTCGCGCCGGCGCATCGTGATCGCGGTGACGTGGAACGTCGGCGCCTTGTACGCTTTGCCCATGTAGCCCGCCCACTCCGGGTGGAAGTGAAAGCGCCCCTGGACGTCGGCCGCTTCCGACTCGGCCGTCTCGTAGCGCTTGTCGCGCGGGTGCAGATAGCCTTCGAGTACGTACTCGGCGTCGGCGAGCGTGTAGGCGTCGATCGTGCGGCACTTGACGAGGCGCACCGGCGAGCCCTGGATCGCGCCGGCGATGCCGATCTCGTCGCAGCCCTTGGGCAGGATCGCGTAGTCGAAGCCCGAGCCGGCAACGAAGGTGCACGACGGGGGCACGCCGAAGCACATCGTCAGCGGGATCGGCTCGTCGTCCTTGTAGTGCTCGGTCATCACCTGCCACATGTGTGATCCGGGCGAGATCTGGAACGTGCCGACGTTGCCCCAGCGGAAGTTCATGCGGTTGTAGCCGATGTGGCTGCCGCCGTCGAAGTACGGGCCGACGACGCACGAGATGCCTGAGCCGATCGTCAGCTCGGTCTCAAGCGGCGTGTGGCGGATCGCGGTCAGCCACTTGTTGACGTCGAGGTCATCGGTGATGACCTCTTCCTGCACCGGCGCCTCGTCCTGGCCGATGATGATCGGCGCGAGCGGATGGTCGATCGCACGCGCGACCTTCTTGACCCGGTCGAGCGAGTTCTCCCAGCCGAAGAGGCCTTCGACGACACGGATGTCGCCAAAGAGGTTCGTGATCGCGCGGGCATGGGGCATGCCTTTGACGTTGTTGAAGAGCATCGGCAGGCTGCCGTCGAAGATCTTCTGCAGACCGGTGATCTCGAGGTCAGGATTGACTTCCTTGTCGGTCTCGACCAGGTAGCCCTGGGTGCGGAACCACTCGAGCGCTTCACGCAGGTCCTTGACCCCGGCCCGCAGGGCCACCGCATCGATTTCTTTCGTTGCCAGATCGTTCATCGTGTTGCCTCCAGGTTGCTTTACTCGGGAATTTCTGGGGTATGTGCGATTACTTCTGCGGCTGGAGATTGGCAACCTTGCGGTTGCGCATCTCCCCCTCCCAGCGCCGCGCGAACTCGGCCGGCAGGCCGAATTGATCGAGAATCCGGGCAACGACGTGATCCACGATGTCGTCGACCGTCTGCGGGTGGTTATAGAACGCGGGCATCGGCGGCATGATCGTCACGCCCATCTTCGAGAGCTTGAGCATGTTCTCGAGATGGATGTCCGAGAGCGGCATCTCGCGCGTCACGAGCACCAGGCGACGCCGCTCCTTGAGGATCACGTCGGCCGCCCGATGCACCAGGTGGTCGCCCGTGCCGTGGGCGATCGCCGCGAGGCTCCTCATCGAGCACGGCGCGATCACCATCCCTTCGGTCACGAACGAGCCCGACGAGATCGACGCGCCCATGTTGCCTTCGACGTGATCGACCGCGGCGAGCGCCCGCACCTGCTTGGCCGTGTAGGACGTCTCGTGCTCGATCGTCTGGATCGCCCACTTGCTCAGCACCAGGTGCGTCTCCACGTCGGTGCCCTGCAGCGCCTCGAGCAACCGAACCCCGAACACCACCCCCGTCGCCCCAGTGATCCCCACTATCAGTCTTTTCATATGCCCCTCGCTCAAGGAATCAGTACAACTCCAGATGACTGCTGATAGTCCGTTATATGGACATTTATGCTAGAGATTTCGCCCCTCAAATAACGTTGCTGCGCCTCACTTGCTGATTACTCTAATTACCACTTGCAAGACAGGCAATCCATCTAGCCGAATTACTATTTCAATATATGGACTATTGTTTTTGCTCGAATGCCACCTTGCAACCGATCAAAGAGCGAGTGAAGGCGAACCAGGAGTACCGGGGGGATACATGCGGGGGCTTGATCGAGCTTCGTGACCCCGCCCTGATGGAACCAGCGATCAGCCCCGAAAATCGCGTTAGTCAGCTATTGCCACATGATGAACGCGGTGCCGAGCGCCCCGAGCCCGGCGGCGCACAGCACCGGTGCCGTCAGCCCATCTTTGGAACGGAAGAGCGTCACCGACAGCAGGATCGTGACGAAGGTTTCCATGGAGGTGATCAGCGCCACGCGGGAGACCGTGCTGTAGCTAATCGCGGCAAAAAAGAAGATCTGCCCCAGGGAACTCAGCACGCCGGCCGCGACGATCCAGGGGTCAAAGCTCGTGAATGTGTTACGGATCGCCTGTCGGTAACTACCGAGAAAGGCCCCCGCCAGCATGAAGACGAGCGAGCCAACGACGGCACCGATCAGCGTCCCGAGCGTCGGATCGGGAAGCAGCATCAGGCCCTGCTTGCGTGCAACGTAACCCACTGCATAGGCGAGCGCCGACACCGGGCCATAGACGTAGCCCACGTTGACCCATGTGCCCAGATATTCACGCCCGGAGCTGTCAATGACCACGCCCGAGCTTTGCCTGGAGGTCTGTAGCGACTGCTTTACCAGCACGCAGAAACTGGAAAAAATCAGCAGCATGCCCGCGATCAGCGCTGCGTCCATCGGTTCCCCGAGCACCAGCACGCCAAGCAGCACCGAAAACACAGGATTGAGCCGTTTGACC encodes:
- a CDS encoding DMT family transporter — protein: MGEWLAVLSMTFFASSNVAIGRAVERGSQDNGAFLSILITSTMAFATWIYLTWGNALPRVDAPALAWFAGAGVLTMFIGRVFVFASVQHLGAVRASAVKRLNPVFSVLLGVLVLGEPMDAALIAGMLLIFSSFCVLVKQSLQTSRQSSGVVIDSSGREYLGTWVNVGYVYGPVSALAYAVGYVARKQGLMLLPDPTLGTLIGAVVGSLVFMLAGAFLGSYRQAIRNTFTSFDPWIVAAGVLSSLGQIFFFAAISYSTVSRVALITSMETFVTILLSVTLFRSKDGLTAPVLCAAGLGALGTAFIMWQ
- a CDS encoding IS5 family transposase (programmed frameshift) — encoded protein: MRQCYPSDISHEQFEQIRSLLESARRKTAPRKVDLYDVFCAVLYLLRTGCQWRALPSDFPKWRTVHSYFAIWSELREGGSLLEQALKKNQVGEARERLGRNAGSTLLIVDAQSVKNTDTAANKGYDAGKKVSGIKRHIAVDTRGLPHAVAVSTAEVTDRKGALLALSRCKAGLDRVQSVLADSGYVGGPFAQGVREILGEHVTVQIAKRSELHTFKVIPKRWVVERSFAWLDKNRRLWKNCERLLNTSLQFIHLAFLCLMLKRL
- a CDS encoding CoA transferase, translating into MLNAYRVLDLSNRTGWLAGRLLADLGADVIKVEARGATLDSPDWQAYNVNKRLLRLDLETPEGRLGFDRLIGGIDILIESATPGERARCLDPTRLRNLNRRLIHVSVTPFGSTGPRSDWLASDLELMAAGGAMSLAGEPDDAPKRVTVPQSYCWAGAQAAVGALTALLHRTASGEGQHVDVSAQAAVILALSHAPAFWDMEGTVPTRAGAYVTGRSIKGARYRAFWPCADGYLNFVLYGGPAGRRTNAQLIAWMRERGAELGDLAQIDWKRFDPRLATQEEVDGLERPIAAFFLGLTKREFLDQASRREMLGYPVSTMHDIADDPQLAAREFWHDMKTPNGESQRHCGSFAIIDQLRAPLRHEAGAEIDLGALLAELGLAAARRAVDTAEEGQFV
- a CDS encoding CaiB/BaiF CoA transferase family protein — translated: MSAISQALSGVKVAEFGAYAAGPHIGKMLATFGATVVHVESRQRPDGFRNEYPPYKDGRPGPDRSGCFAIFNDSKFDVTLDLKTPAGVEVAQRLITWADVVIENMRPDVMSRLGLGYETARELNPGVVMISSCNMGQTGPRAQTPGFGSQLSALAGFCGLTGDPNGPPMLLYGPYIDFIASTLGASAVLAALDRQRRIGQGAWIDLAQYESGLMFVAGALLDYHTNGRVAERANNTDPGAAPHDAYQCGGGTWLALSCWSDEEFARLAVALMRPDLPGNPRFATLAARKANIAELDAIISSYLVTQDADEAAVRLQAAQVHAYPVNTIADLFRDPQLAYRRIWRRRLHGEIGDVACYFSAFDLSVTPGDVMAAAPCLGQDNELVFREFLAMTDVEYAEYQIEGAFQ
- a CDS encoding UbiD family decarboxylase gives rise to the protein MNDLATKEIDAVALRAGVKDLREALEWFRTQGYLVETDKEVNPDLEITGLQKIFDGSLPMLFNNVKGMPHARAITNLFGDIRVVEGLFGWENSLDRVKKVARAIDHPLAPIIIGQDEAPVQEEVITDDLDVNKWLTAIRHTPLETELTIGSGISCVVGPYFDGGSHIGYNRMNFRWGNVGTFQISPGSHMWQVMTEHYKDDEPIPLTMCFGVPPSCTFVAGSGFDYAILPKGCDEIGIAGAIQGSPVRLVKCRTIDAYTLADAEYVLEGYLHPRDKRYETAESEAADVQGRFHFHPEWAGYMGKAYKAPTFHVTAITMRRRESKPIIFPLGVHTADDANIDTSVRESAIFALCERLQPGIVQNVHIPYCMTDWGGCIIQVKKRNQIEEGWQRNFLSAILSCSQGMRLAIAVSEDVDIYSMDDIMWCLTTRVNPRTDILNPIPGGRGQTFMPAERMTSGDKQWTASNTQFEGGMGIDATVPFGYESDFHRPVYGVDLVKPEAFFGEGDIKKMRSRMEGWVLSLARTGR
- a CDS encoding UbiX family flavin prenyltransferase — encoded protein: MKRLIVGITGATGVVFGVRLLEALQGTDVETHLVLSKWAIQTIEHETSYTAKQVRALAAVDHVEGNMGASISSGSFVTEGMVIAPCSMRSLAAIAHGTGDHLVHRAADVILKERRRLVLVTREMPLSDIHLENMLKLSKMGVTIMPPMPAFYNHPQTVDDIVDHVVARILDQFGLPAEFARRWEGEMRNRKVANLQPQK
- a CDS encoding TAXI family TRAP transporter solute-binding subunit; the encoded protein is MLRNIVCGLAIAFFSLGAAAESYKMTLSGASPSGLWTMIGVGIDGAVKDAFPGSTITYQTSGGGLANIALLDQGKVELGIAHDAELHIATLGAKPFRKPITNLRAIAMLYDWAPMQMVITKAFAEEHGIRTFDDIAVKKPPIRIAFNKRGNITEYVAVEMFRAIGVSLDDIKKWGGDVIYAASDEQGDLMKDKRIDMFTNGVFVRTSFIVQAGDAVDLVLLPVSDSVIKKISQELSVAPFVVKAGSYSWQPTDVATLALSAILVVNDKMDDKVAHDLAEALHKHIGKLQGAHGSLKAITPEFLTSQKTVPYHKGAEAYYREAGLLK